AACAACATACTTCATAGCTTCTCTAAATCCTTCATCAGTTAGAATACCAAATCTATGAGCTATAGCATTCATAATTCTACCGAAATCCCGTAACTCTTCTTCAACTCTTAGAACTCTTTCTTCTAATTTTGCAACTCTTTCAGAGAGTTCAGCAAATCTCTCTTCAAGCTTAATCACCCTCTCCTCCAATCTAGCAAACCTTTCTTCTAATTTTGCAACTCTTTCAGAGAGTTCAGCAAATCTCTCTTCAAGCTTAATCACCCTCTCCTCCAATCTAGCAAACCTTTCTTCTAATTTTGCAACTCTTTCAGAGAGTTCAGCAAATC
This portion of the Ignisphaera sp. genome encodes:
- a CDS encoding DUF3782 domain-containing protein — protein: FAELSERVAKLEERFARLEERVIKLEERFAELSERVAKLEERFARLEERVIKLEERFAELSERVAKLEERVLRVEEELRDFGRIMNAIAHRFGILTDEGFREAMKYVVEEALGVARVSRWIYYDDKGVVYQRPSIVEVDIVIRDKEHILLEVKSRVDKSDLLELYRIGKLYGEVHNLKPKLVIIGAFFAKGVDELAKDLGIELKPIVKAYS